Below is a window of Pelagicoccus albus DNA.
CTCTTCCTCTTGGTTCGGGCTTTTACAGGGATCACTTCCGGTAACATGTCGATTACTTCGGCGGCGATCAGCGACTCTACCAGCCGTCACCACCGCATGTTGGGAATGAACGTTTTGGCGATGGGTTTCGCCCTTGGTTCGACGCTCTCTCCCCTGATCGGAGGTCTGTTGGTTAAAGTAAATCCGCTCGATTATGTGCCTTACCTGCGAGACTACGGGGTGAATCCTTTTTCCTTCGTAGCTTTTGGTTCTATGATGTTCTGCGTGTTAAACCTGTGGATGGTGCGTTTTCTCTTTAGAGAATCCCATCCTCGTGAGGCTCGTACCCAAGTTTTGGATGTAAGCGTCAAAACCATACTGGGACGCCTCCACCGGGTGCCAGAAAAGGCAATGAATCAACTCAACTTTGTTTTCTTCATCTTCGTATTCGCCTATGCCGCGGTGCAATTCAACCTATCGTTTCTGGCCCTAAACCGCTACGACTGGACTCCGAGCAAAACCAGTCTGCTCTACGCGGCATCGGGTGTTTTCCAATTGATCAGCCAATCGTTCATCCTGCCTCGTTTATCGAAGTACATGGATGAAAGGCAATGTAGCTTCATCGGTTTCGTATTGGCCGCTCTGGGAGTGGCAATCATGGCCAGCCCCCTTCCTTCATATGGACTGGTTACCGGGCTCATCTTTCTAGCAACTGGAGCAGGACTCGTCTTTCCCGCCTTATCGAGTCTGGCATCACTGTACGCCCCCCACGACCGCCAAGGGGAATATCTAGGGCTCTTTCGGGCCCGAGCCGCGATGGGCAGCGGATTTGGCCCCATCGCCTTAGGGAGCGTATTCGCTTTTACAGGACCGATCGTGGCCTTTGGAGCATTCAGCGTCCTGTACCTATTCGCCTTTTCTCTGGCACGTCGACTTCCTGAACCCAAGGGGTAGGCAAAACCGAATTTCCCCATTTCTAATATCATGACCAACTACTCAAGCCCAGACCTGACCCAACAACCTCCGCGAAGCCCTCGCGTCCGACTTGGAGGCTTCGCGATCCTCCCACGTGTGATTGACAAATGTCGTGCCGTGTTGGCTGGAACCAACGGCGACTACAATTACGCCTGCGCCTTAGACCAGCATTTCTTCACATTTACCAAAATCGATCCCGAGGCGATGAAAGCTGAAATCGCTGCGGGCAAGGGAGATGGTGAGATTCTCGCTTGGGTAATGGAAAATCTGGGACGCGACCTAAGCCTACCTGACATTTTGGCTTGGTCGGCTTACCACCAGAGCCGATCTCCGGACAATCCCACATACCGAGCCAAATTCAACAAGATGCACGAAACGCTGGCCCCGGATCGCACTGATATTGTGACGTCCTTCGATATGCTCGACCTCGACGACTATGTATCCTTTGGCGGCAAAGCTTAGCATTCTTTTCCTTTTGGGTTTGGCCTGCCTAAACGCGGCCAGCGAACAACCCAACATTGTCCTCATCATGGCGGACGACCATGGACGCTGGGCAACTGGGACCTATGGAGATTCGCGTATCCGAACTCCAAATATGGATCAGCTCGCCGCAGAGGGAGTGAGATTTGACGCGGCGATTTCGCCAGCCCCAGTTTGCTCCCCTTCCCGAGCGAGCTTCTTCACAGGCCGCATTCCGTCGCAGCACGGCGTACACGACTTTTTGTCGGAAGATGAGCCTTTTGATAAAAAAGGAAGGCTCGATGGAGAAACGCTTTTGTCCGAGAAGTTGAAGAAAGCGGGCTACAAAACGGGCCTTTTTGGCAAATGGCACGCAGATGGTGAAGGTTGGAAGCCGGTACGTGGTTTCGACAAATGGCTTAGCTATGACCTGCGAGCAATGGATTGGATAACTCAGTACGCCCATAGCGGGACAGTCCACTATTCGGTCGATGGAGAGGCGGTAAGCAAAACCGGTATGCAAGCCTGGTTCCTAACCGAGTCCGCCCTCGAATTCATAGACAGCGCGGAGGGGGCTCCCTTCTTCACATGCCTCACCTACGTCGAGCCTCATTTTCCCTTCGAAGGGCTTCCGGAGAGAACGGTTTCCTATTACCGCGATTTCGCTTCGGAACTGCTTCCCTATGGCGACAATAGCTGGACCAATCGCTCAAATAAAAAGACGGGCGACACCCCTCAACACGAAGAGTGGGTCGCTCAATACCTCGCCGCCGTCACCCTGCTCGACGAGCAAATCGGTCGGCTCCAAGATGGTCTGCAAGCGAGAGGACTGCTCGAAAACACGATTATCATCTACGTTTCCGACCATGGACACATGACCGGACAATATGGTCTGTATGGGAAGGCTAATGGAAGTCTGCCCCTGAACCTCACGGAAGAGACCCTCTCAATTCCGCTTATAATTTCCGGGCCCAGAGAATGGATACGGCCTGCCCAGGTGAGATCCGAATTCGTCAACCTTTGTGATCTTCACGAAACTATCGTCGATTTGGCCGGCAGCGATGAAACTCCCAAAGGTCCGGGCAAAGCATTGACTCCGCTCTTGCAAGGCGAACGTGTAAGAGAATGGCGACAACGTCAATTTGCAGAGTACGGCAACGCTCGCATGATTAGCGACGGACGCTGGAAGTTGGTCAGGTACTACGCTGAAGATCCAGCATCGGCACCGGTCGACCATTGGTTCGATCTTTCAAATCCAAGAAAGGAACGCGTTCCCAGCATTGGCCCCCACCAAGAGGCAAAAGAAGATTTCGTATCGCAACTAGAAACTTACTTCACACGCTGGGAAGAGCCGGGCAAAAGTGGTCGACAGGTCTGGTCCCTACCCCGCTTCAACGCTGGCGAGCCATGGACCAAGGAGCCGCTTCCCATATCCAGCAACTAATCTTCTCCGGGGAGAAATGAGGAATCGACGCATTCTTCAAGTGTGAGCTCTTTGGATACAAGGTCTAGGTCCTTCAGGATGTCTACGACCTTTCTCATCTTAGCATCTGGCATGGTTCCGTATTGATAATCCAATTCAGGCTCCCCGCGGAGAAAATGCTGGTCCACCAAAACCCCATGGGCGAAACGCATGTGATCTTGATCGAGATTGGGATTATAGGAATGGATCGAATCAAAGGCGGGCTGAGGATCATTATCCATAAAATCCAGATAGCCTTCTATGGTGGCTGCTAAAAATCGGCGAACTGTGTCAGGATTCTTCTCCAAAAATTCGCGATTGGCGAAAAGGACCTGCGGTGGATCGTAACCGGCCTCGTAAAATGGCAAGGTCCTGGTAGCCACTCCTTCTCTGGCTACGAAATAGGGCTCATTGGTCACGTAGCTTTGCTGGGTAAGCTCAGGGTCGATCATGAATTCGCCATAACCCCAATTGTAAGGAACAGCCTTGAACTCGATATCGAATTGGCGGCGAAAATAGGCTTCAAAGGTCGAACCCACTGCCAACATGACACGACGACCATCTAAGTCTGAAAATGTCTTCACCGGGGAATCCTCTCGCACCATAAATGCAGCCGCGTCGTGATACATAAATATCGCGACTGCCACGATAGGTAGGCCCTTGTCCACAGCTTGAGCGATGGAATCAAACCGGTTCATACCGATGTCCGCATCGCCAAGCGCCACCTTTTGCATAAACTTGCTTCCGGGTCCGGCGTCCATCAGTTCCACCTGAACGCCATGCTTCTCGTAGATCCCTTTGGCCATGGCTTGATGAAAACCGCCATGCGATGTTTGGGCATACCAATTCGCCTGCAAACGAACGAGAGGAAGCGTATCGCTAGTCAACTCTTCCGTCCCATTCTCGGAACATCCCTGCCACAGAGCACCCAGAGCAACTAAGATTATGCCGGAAATAACTGATACGCTGCGACCATGGATCATCAAAGCCACACGAGCAACAAAAGCGCCAATCCGAGCTGGTAAGCGACCTGCTACAGGCGGCCAATGGATCGTTCCCGCGTTACAACAACAGTAGCCACTTTACTCGCCGCTCTCACTCTTTTCGCCTGCCGAGCTTCCAAGGAAAAGACAAACGACAAAGAAGCCTCCACCACTAACCGTCTGGAGTTTAGCGAAGAGGAGAGTCATCAGAAACTAAAGGACGCATTTTCTTGGGATCGCTACGTATCCAACGACTACCTACCCATCCAGGGGGAGACGGATTTCTCGAATTTTAAATCGGCAACTGGCCCAACGAAGAAGCTTCGAGTCGCCTTGCCGTGGCTAGTGAACGATCAAGTGCCAGCTCTCTGGTTCGGACTCGCCCGAGGGTATTTCGAGCAAGAGGGCTTGGATATCGAGGTCGTCCCCGGAGGACCTGGACGGGACAACCTGATCCTGCTGCTCAGCAATCAGGTCGACATAGCGATCGCATCTTCCACTACCAGCGTTATCCGCATGTTGGCCAGCGACACAGGAGGCGAGGTAGTCGCGGTGGGCGCTTTGCAAAAGGAGTATCCCTACGCCTACATCGCCATCGATCAAACAATCCCCCAGTCTCAAACTTCGCAGCGGGAGCTTACAGCGGAAGATTTTCGCGGAAAAAAGCTAGGCATGACGCCGGGCGGCGAGATCTTCTTGTCCTTCGCACTCGAGAAGCTCGGGCTAGAGTCCAGCGATATCGTAGTGAGCAAAGCAGGAACCAGTCTCGTGCCGCTGACCAACGGCGTCTACGACTACTATACCACCATGGCCGACAACAATCCGAGGAAGCTCGAAGCTATGGGATACCAGAACTGGATGCTTTGGGAATTTCGCAAGCACGGCTGGGAAGACTATCATAATGTCGTTACCGTTCTGCCGAGTACGCTGCAAAACGATGCTGAGAGCGTACGAGCCTTTTTGCGCGGATTGGATCATAGCTTGAGAGAGCTTTTGGCTGCAGATAGCTTGAGCGCGGCAAAGGAGATTCATCCCTTGATCGAGGAATCGGGACTTACCGCCGAGCTAATCGCGAGGCGACTGGATCTGCAAAGGCCCCTCTCTCTAGCCAAACCAAACGAGGATCTCCTGTTCATGACCGAGGATCGTTGGGTGGAGGCAGCCGCAATTTTGTGGCGACACGGAGCCATCGATTTACCGGATCAAACTTCGTCGCCCGAGTAGAGGCAAGTTGGCAACTCTTTTGCTAGTAGCGGAACCGAACAATGCAAAAACGCCTACTCAATTGGATGCTGCCTGTAGCCGGCGGACTTATACTCTATCTCATTTGGATTCTCTTCAAAGTCATCGGAGGGCAAGAGGATTGGATTCTTCCCTGGCCGGGACAGATTTTGGCCGCGATTGGAGAGGAATTTAGTATCCTAATGGGTGCAGCCATTCAGACGGGAGCTTCCGCTCTGGTGGGCTTTCTGTTTTCCATCGTAGTTGGCATCGGCTTAAGCGTACTCCTTGCATCCGCTCAGTGGGTACGGACGATGTGGTATCCATGGGTGATCTTTTTCCAGATGGTCCCCGTCATCGTATTGGCCCCAATCTTCGTACTCTGGTACGGGCAGGGTCTTCCGAGCATCGTAGCGATCACCTTCATGATCACCTTCTTCCCTATCGTCGCAAATACGACCATGGGCTTGGTCTCGACTGACAAGAACCTCATAGATCTTTTCACCACGCTCAATGCCTCCACTCAAGCAGAGGTTTTCATGCTCCGCGTTCCTTTCGCCCTGCCATACTTCCTGACAGGCTTGAAGATCTCCGGTACCCTCGCTCCGATAGGCGCCTTGGTAGGCGACTTCTATGCGGGCGAAGCCTCCGGCGGAAAAGGGGGTCTTGGCTACCTCGTGGTATCCTACAGCTCGCAGTTAGAGACCGCAGCGCTTTTCGCGACCGCACTGGTGGCTTGCTTGCTTGGTTTCGTCTTCGTCTCAGGGGTCAATTATCTGCACTGGCTCTTGCTGCACAACTGGCACGAATCCGCCATCCGACGCGAAACCTAGCCACCAATCTTCCTTCCTCCTCTAATGCCTGCTCTTAAAGTCCAACAATTTGCCGATGCGGTGCGTTCTGAAATAGGAGCGGATCGGGTGAGCGATGACCCGGCAACGTTGAGATCCGTTTCGCGCGACTACGCGTGGTTATCCCCCATCCTTTCTCCCCTCGTAGAAGGAAAAATAACTGACTTCGTGGTGTATCCGGAAAACGCGGACGAGCTTTCGGCAATCACTAGTCTAGCGTACAAATACAACGTGGGCCTAACTCCTCGCGGCAAAGGTACTGGGAATTACGGCCAATCCGTTCCTCAGGGACCAGGTGCGGTGGTAGACACCAGTCGGATGCAGCAAATTCTCGAAATTGGTGACGGCTTTATGCGGGCGGAAGCGGGCGTACCGTTCACGAAGCTTGAAGCGGCAGCCAATAAGACAGGACAAGAACTATCCATTTTTCCAAGCACAACCAACAGCTACTTAGGAGGATTTCTAAGTGGCGGTTCAGGAGGGACCGGATCGGTCGCTCACGGATTTCTATGGAATGGTTTCGTCAAGCAGCTGAAGATCGTTCCCTGTCTCGAAGAGAGCGCGCCATTTGTCGTGGATGCGCCGGATACACTCGACCACCTGCATGGATACGGCACCACCGGTTTAATTGCGGAAGCAACCATCAAGCTTGTCCCCAAGACTGATTGGACCGCCCTCTTTGCCAGCTTTCCGGCAGACGCCTGGGAAGCAGCGACAGCATTTGGGATGCGAACCATGAAAGCCGCGACCTTGCCTCGGCTCCTGTCTGTCGACCAAGCTTCATTCCTCAAATTCTTTCCGGAGCACCCCGGTCTTGCTCGCGACCGAATCAGCGTGCGGCTTATATCCGACCCCACGATGCTAGCCGAGTATGAGTCATGGTTGGATGAGATGGGAGGAAAGGTAGAGTCCATCGATCCTAAAGCCTGTACGCTGCAGACTTTTCTTTCCTACAACCACGT
It encodes the following:
- a CDS encoding ABC transporter substrate-binding protein, giving the protein MDRSRVTTTVATLLAALTLFACRASKEKTNDKEASTTNRLEFSEEESHQKLKDAFSWDRYVSNDYLPIQGETDFSNFKSATGPTKKLRVALPWLVNDQVPALWFGLARGYFEQEGLDIEVVPGGPGRDNLILLLSNQVDIAIASSTTSVIRMLASDTGGEVVAVGALQKEYPYAYIAIDQTIPQSQTSQRELTAEDFRGKKLGMTPGGEIFLSFALEKLGLESSDIVVSKAGTSLVPLTNGVYDYYTTMADNNPRKLEAMGYQNWMLWEFRKHGWEDYHNVVTVLPSTLQNDAESVRAFLRGLDHSLRELLAADSLSAAKEIHPLIEESGLTAELIARRLDLQRPLSLAKPNEDLLFMTEDRWVEAAAILWRHGAIDLPDQTSSPE
- a CDS encoding MFS transporter, with translation MNETDIPPQSDPQNAAKPPAPWRQLTVIGFTFWLNYLAYGLIIPLIPTMMAYYLAEYSIPSVLMGGVAATIYGLSQVFLGPVWGAFSDHKGRKPILLWSLWIQLAAQILWIFSDTIWLFLLVRAFTGITSGNMSITSAAISDSTSRHHRMLGMNVLAMGFALGSTLSPLIGGLLVKVNPLDYVPYLRDYGVNPFSFVAFGSMMFCVLNLWMVRFLFRESHPREARTQVLDVSVKTILGRLHRVPEKAMNQLNFVFFIFVFAYAAVQFNLSFLALNRYDWTPSKTSLLYAASGVFQLISQSFILPRLSKYMDERQCSFIGFVLAALGVAIMASPLPSYGLVTGLIFLATGAGLVFPALSSLASLYAPHDRQGEYLGLFRARAAMGSGFGPIALGSVFAFTGPIVAFGAFSVLYLFAFSLARRLPEPKG
- a CDS encoding DUF5069 domain-containing protein, translating into MTNYSSPDLTQQPPRSPRVRLGGFAILPRVIDKCRAVLAGTNGDYNYACALDQHFFTFTKIDPEAMKAEIAAGKGDGEILAWVMENLGRDLSLPDILAWSAYHQSRSPDNPTYRAKFNKMHETLAPDRTDIVTSFDMLDLDDYVSFGGKA
- a CDS encoding sulfatase family protein — its product is MYPLAAKLSILFLLGLACLNAASEQPNIVLIMADDHGRWATGTYGDSRIRTPNMDQLAAEGVRFDAAISPAPVCSPSRASFFTGRIPSQHGVHDFLSEDEPFDKKGRLDGETLLSEKLKKAGYKTGLFGKWHADGEGWKPVRGFDKWLSYDLRAMDWITQYAHSGTVHYSVDGEAVSKTGMQAWFLTESALEFIDSAEGAPFFTCLTYVEPHFPFEGLPERTVSYYRDFASELLPYGDNSWTNRSNKKTGDTPQHEEWVAQYLAAVTLLDEQIGRLQDGLQARGLLENTIIIYVSDHGHMTGQYGLYGKANGSLPLNLTEETLSIPLIISGPREWIRPAQVRSEFVNLCDLHETIVDLAGSDETPKGPGKALTPLLQGERVREWRQRQFAEYGNARMISDGRWKLVRYYAEDPASAPVDHWFDLSNPRKERVPSIGPHQEAKEDFVSQLETYFTRWEEPGKSGRQVWSLPRFNAGEPWTKEPLPISSN
- a CDS encoding ABC transporter permease, encoding MQKRLLNWMLPVAGGLILYLIWILFKVIGGQEDWILPWPGQILAAIGEEFSILMGAAIQTGASALVGFLFSIVVGIGLSVLLASAQWVRTMWYPWVIFFQMVPVIVLAPIFVLWYGQGLPSIVAITFMITFFPIVANTTMGLVSTDKNLIDLFTTLNASTQAEVFMLRVPFALPYFLTGLKISGTLAPIGALVGDFYAGEASGGKGGLGYLVVSYSSQLETAALFATALVACLLGFVFVSGVNYLHWLLLHNWHESAIRRET
- a CDS encoding ABC transporter substrate-binding protein translates to MIHGRSVSVISGIILVALGALWQGCSENGTEELTSDTLPLVRLQANWYAQTSHGGFHQAMAKGIYEKHGVQVELMDAGPGSKFMQKVALGDADIGMNRFDSIAQAVDKGLPIVAVAIFMYHDAAAFMVREDSPVKTFSDLDGRRVMLAVGSTFEAYFRRQFDIEFKAVPYNWGYGEFMIDPELTQQSYVTNEPYFVAREGVATRTLPFYEAGYDPPQVLFANREFLEKNPDTVRRFLAATIEGYLDFMDNDPQPAFDSIHSYNPNLDQDHMRFAHGVLVDQHFLRGEPELDYQYGTMPDAKMRKVVDILKDLDLVSKELTLEECVDSSFLPGED
- a CDS encoding FAD-binding oxidoreductase; translated protein: MPALKVQQFADAVRSEIGADRVSDDPATLRSVSRDYAWLSPILSPLVEGKITDFVVYPENADELSAITSLAYKYNVGLTPRGKGTGNYGQSVPQGPGAVVDTSRMQQILEIGDGFMRAEAGVPFTKLEAAANKTGQELSIFPSTTNSYLGGFLSGGSGGTGSVAHGFLWNGFVKQLKIVPCLEESAPFVVDAPDTLDHLHGYGTTGLIAEATIKLVPKTDWTALFASFPADAWEAATAFGMRTMKAATLPRLLSVDQASFLKFFPEHPGLARDRISVRLISDPTMLAEYESWLDEMGGKVESIDPKACTLQTFLSYNHVSLRAKQSDPGLCHLQIGGPAVIDRIDQITSILPESTVHLDGMKVSGTPGYGGILISRFVNRATLYEAMAELKSMGCIVVNPHHWYLGLGHYPTLSEVLRVSALVDPKGLLNPGRFPPKEVIAQNSKELA